Proteins encoded within one genomic window of Pararhizobium capsulatum DSM 1112:
- the msrB gene encoding peptide-methionine (R)-S-oxide reductase MsrB yields the protein MPSRRIFLLSSVGAVALAAFRSPPAWSAEEPFEVTHTDAEWKAMLTDEQYQILRHEDTERPFTSTLNTEKRKGTFHCAGCELPLYSSETKYDSGTGWPSFWEAMPNAVGLREDTTFGMVRTECHCRRCGGHLGHVFDDGPPPTGKRHCINGLSMTFAAGTSS from the coding sequence ATGCCCAGCCGCCGTATTTTCCTTCTTTCAAGTGTTGGCGCCGTTGCATTGGCGGCATTCAGGTCGCCACCAGCCTGGTCGGCCGAAGAACCGTTTGAAGTCACGCATACGGACGCCGAATGGAAGGCTATGCTGACTGACGAGCAATATCAGATCCTCAGGCACGAGGACACGGAACGCCCGTTCACCAGCACCCTGAACACCGAGAAGCGCAAGGGAACGTTTCATTGCGCCGGCTGCGAACTGCCGCTCTATTCATCCGAAACCAAATATGACAGCGGCACGGGCTGGCCCAGCTTCTGGGAAGCTATGCCAAATGCCGTCGGGCTTCGCGAAGATACGACATTCGGCATGGTACGGACGGAATGTCACTGCCGCCGCTGCGGCGGCCATCTCGGCCACGTGTTCGACGATGGCCCGCCGCCGACCGGCAAGCGCCATTGCATCAACGGGCTTTCCATGACCTTTGCCGCCGGCACCTCATCGTAA
- a CDS encoding glutaredoxin — protein sequence MSNAVSRQSSSRKAVLYRMVMSTHICPYGLKAKDLLEREGYEVEDRWLKTREETDAFKAEHDVKTTPQTFIDGKRIGGYDDTRRFLGKTVRDPKAVTYRPVLAVFAIAALMALAASYANFGTVLTIRSGEWFIAFSMAILAMLKLQDIESFSTMFLNYDLLAKRFVRYGYIYPFAEAGAGILMIAGALNWISIPVALFIGTIGAISVFKAVYIDKRELKCACVGGGSNVPLGFVSLTENLMMIAMAIWMLFMSASMGHMG from the coding sequence ATGTCGAATGCCGTAAGCCGCCAGAGTTCAAGTCGCAAGGCCGTTCTCTACCGCATGGTGATGTCAACTCACATCTGCCCCTATGGGCTGAAGGCGAAGGATCTTCTGGAGCGCGAGGGCTACGAGGTCGAGGACCGTTGGCTGAAGACGCGCGAGGAAACCGATGCCTTCAAGGCGGAGCATGACGTCAAGACGACGCCGCAGACCTTTATCGACGGCAAGCGCATTGGTGGCTACGACGATACCAGGCGCTTTTTAGGTAAGACCGTTCGCGATCCGAAAGCCGTAACTTACCGTCCCGTTCTTGCTGTTTTCGCTATAGCGGCGTTGATGGCGCTGGCAGCAAGTTATGCGAACTTTGGAACGGTGCTGACGATCCGGTCCGGCGAGTGGTTCATTGCCTTCAGCATGGCAATCCTCGCGATGCTGAAGCTGCAGGATATCGAAAGCTTCTCGACGATGTTCCTGAACTACGACCTGCTGGCCAAGCGCTTCGTCCGCTACGGTTACATCTATCCTTTCGCGGAGGCCGGCGCCGGCATCCTGATGATTGCAGGTGCACTGAACTGGATTTCGATCCCCGTCGCGCTGTTCATCGGCACGATCGGGGCCATCTCGGTGTTCAAGGCTGTTTACATCGACAAGCGCGAATTGAAATGCGCCTGTGTCGGTGGCGGCAGCAACGTGCCGCTCGGTTTTGTGTCGTTGACGGAAAACCTGATGATGATCGCCATGGCGATCTGGATGCTGTTCATGTCCGCATCCATGGGACACATGGGTTAA
- a CDS encoding anti-sigma factor — MSTQTPKRGDSQRDEVIAGEYVLGVLSTDDRRKVEARIVLDSNFAAMVNRWQTNLSSFDNAYEAVTPRPKVYATIERRLFDQPAPTETSGLWNSLAFWRVLTGLALAGLAAIAVLESVTFTAPQPPTAAPILAELSSEGNAVALFASYDPTHGKLTITPVAANQPEPRSLEVWMIEDGSAPKSLGVLPQSGEGEISIAPEMAQKLGAGVTLAVSLEPVGGSATGAPTGAVVAAGKTHLR; from the coding sequence ATGAGCACACAGACCCCGAAGCGTGGTGATTCACAACGTGACGAAGTCATCGCGGGCGAGTATGTGCTCGGCGTCCTGTCGACCGATGATCGCAGGAAGGTTGAAGCGCGCATAGTGCTCGACAGCAACTTTGCCGCCATGGTTAATCGCTGGCAGACCAACCTCTCCTCCTTCGACAACGCCTATGAAGCGGTAACGCCGCGGCCCAAGGTCTATGCGACCATCGAGCGTCGCCTCTTCGATCAACCGGCCCCGACGGAGACCAGCGGGCTCTGGAATTCGCTCGCCTTCTGGCGGGTGCTGACGGGTCTCGCGCTTGCAGGGCTTGCCGCGATCGCGGTGCTGGAAAGCGTTACCTTTACCGCGCCACAGCCCCCCACTGCAGCCCCGATCCTTGCGGAACTTTCCAGCGAGGGTAACGCCGTCGCCCTCTTCGCAAGTTATGACCCTACCCATGGGAAGCTGACGATAACCCCTGTTGCCGCCAACCAGCCGGAGCCTCGCTCGCTCGAAGTCTGGATGATCGAGGATGGCAGCGCACCAAAGTCGCTCGGCGTCCTGCCGCAGTCCGGCGAGGGCGAGATTTCCATCGCGCCGGAGATGGCCCAAAAGCTGGGTGCCGGCGTAACGCTCGCGGTCAGCCTGGAACCCGTTGGCGGCTCGGCGACAGGCGCCCCGACAGGCGCGGTCGTTGCAGCCGGGAAGACGCATCTTCGCTAA
- a CDS encoding aldo/keto reductase — protein MKTRTLGRTGATISEIGFGAWQIGGAWGDVSEEDGKRALNAALDAGVTLIDTADVYGDGRSEKIIASVLKERSGDKPFVATKAGRRLNPHVADGYTGANIEAFIDRSLSNLDVETLDLVQLHCPPTDVYYRPEMFGALDDLVTKGKIRAYGVSVERVEEALKAVEYPGVATIQIIYNIFRQRPQDLFFEEAIKKNVGVIVRVPLASGLLSGKITSETKFADDDHRKFNRHGEFFDVGETFAGVPFDLALEAVEQVRPLVQEGVTMAQFALAWILQSKAVSAVIPGARNETQARGNAAASDIAALPPETMQALADVYQRLIKAHVHQKW, from the coding sequence ATGAAAACAAGAACGCTTGGCCGCACGGGCGCGACCATTTCCGAAATCGGCTTCGGTGCCTGGCAGATCGGCGGCGCCTGGGGTGATGTTTCCGAGGAAGACGGCAAGCGGGCGCTCAACGCCGCTCTCGATGCCGGCGTCACCCTCATCGATACCGCTGACGTCTATGGCGACGGCCGCTCGGAAAAGATCATTGCCTCAGTGCTGAAGGAGCGCAGCGGAGACAAGCCTTTCGTTGCCACCAAGGCCGGCCGCCGGCTGAACCCGCATGTAGCGGATGGCTATACCGGCGCCAACATCGAAGCTTTCATCGATCGAAGCCTCAGCAATCTCGATGTCGAGACACTCGATCTGGTGCAACTCCACTGCCCGCCGACCGATGTCTACTACCGCCCTGAAATGTTCGGCGCGCTGGATGATCTCGTCACCAAGGGCAAGATCCGCGCCTATGGCGTTTCCGTCGAGCGTGTCGAGGAAGCGCTGAAGGCCGTCGAATATCCGGGTGTCGCGACGATCCAGATCATCTACAACATCTTCCGCCAGCGGCCGCAGGACCTTTTCTTCGAAGAAGCCATCAAGAAGAATGTCGGCGTCATCGTGCGCGTGCCGCTCGCCTCCGGACTGCTTTCGGGCAAGATCACTTCCGAGACCAAGTTCGCGGATGACGACCACCGCAAGTTTAACCGTCATGGTGAGTTCTTCGATGTCGGCGAGACCTTTGCCGGCGTGCCGTTCGATCTCGCGCTCGAAGCCGTCGAGCAGGTCCGCCCGCTGGTGCAGGAAGGCGTAACCATGGCGCAGTTCGCACTTGCCTGGATCTTGCAGAGCAAGGCCGTCTCCGCCGTCATCCCCGGTGCGCGCAACGAGACTCAGGCCAGGGGCAATGCCGCCGCCAGCGACATCGCCGCTCTTCCGCCGGAAACCATGCAGGCGCTTGCCGATGTTTACCAGCGCCTGATCAAGGCACACGTTCACCAGAAGTGGTAA
- the argB gene encoding acetylglutamate kinase has product MTASESETQARLLAQALPYMQRYENKTIVVKYGGHAMGDPELGKAFAADIALLKQSGVNPIVVHGGGPQIGAMLTKMGIESKFEGGLRVTDAKTVEIVEMVLAGSINKEIVALINQTGEWAIGLCGKDGNMVFAEKAKKTIVDPDSNIERVLDLGFVGEVVEVDRTLLDLLARSEMIPVIAPVAPGRDGATYNINADTFAGAIAGALNATRLLFLTDVPGVLNKQGELIKELSVAEARALIKDGTISGGMIPKVETCIEAIDAGVQGVVILNGKTAHSVLLEIFTEHGAGTLIVP; this is encoded by the coding sequence ATGACCGCATCCGAAAGCGAAACCCAGGCACGTCTTCTTGCGCAGGCGCTGCCCTATATGCAGCGTTATGAAAACAAGACGATCGTCGTGAAATATGGTGGCCATGCCATGGGCGATCCCGAGCTCGGCAAGGCATTTGCCGCTGATATCGCGCTTTTGAAGCAATCAGGGGTCAACCCGATCGTCGTGCATGGCGGCGGCCCGCAGATCGGCGCGATGCTGACCAAGATGGGGATAGAATCGAAATTCGAAGGTGGCCTGCGCGTCACCGACGCCAAGACCGTCGAGATCGTCGAAATGGTTCTGGCCGGCTCCATCAACAAGGAGATCGTCGCGCTCATCAACCAGACCGGCGAATGGGCAATTGGGCTCTGCGGCAAGGACGGCAACATGGTCTTCGCCGAAAAGGCCAAGAAGACCATTGTCGATCCCGACAGCAATATCGAGCGTGTGCTCGATCTCGGCTTCGTCGGCGAAGTGGTCGAAGTCGACCGCACGCTGCTCGATCTCCTGGCCCGCTCGGAGATGATCCCGGTCATCGCTCCGGTTGCTCCGGGCCGCGACGGCGCGACCTACAATATCAATGCCGATACCTTCGCCGGCGCGATCGCCGGTGCGCTGAATGCCACGCGTCTCCTGTTCCTGACGGATGTTCCCGGCGTTCTCAACAAGCAGGGCGAACTGATCAAGGAGCTTTCGGTGGCCGAAGCTCGCGCCTTGATCAAGGATGGCACGATCTCCGGCGGCATGATCCCCAAGGTGGAAACCTGCATCGAGGCGATTGATGCCGGTGTGCAGGGCGTCGTCATCCTGAACGGCAAGACCGCCCATTCCGTGCTGCTCGAAATCTTCACCGAGCACGGCGCCGGCACGCTGATCGTTCCCTGA
- a CDS encoding sigma-70 family RNA polymerase sigma factor, whose translation MATDDTATLLQRVSLRDRQAFSALYRGTSSKLFGICLRILRDRAEAEEALQDVYIKIWQKAGNYAATETHPAGWLAAIARNHAIDVLRARKPVANTIDDAYDLADPSPDPEHSAMMSGEGRRIDNCMRELETDRADAVRKAYIDGHSYQELAEQFNIPLNTMRTWLRRSLLKLKECMER comes from the coding sequence ATGGCTACAGACGACACGGCTACCCTGCTTCAACGTGTTTCGCTGAGGGATCGTCAGGCGTTTTCGGCGCTCTACCGTGGCACAAGCTCGAAACTCTTTGGCATCTGCCTTCGTATCTTGCGCGATAGGGCAGAAGCGGAAGAGGCATTGCAGGACGTCTACATCAAGATCTGGCAGAAGGCCGGGAATTATGCCGCAACCGAAACCCACCCTGCAGGCTGGCTCGCCGCAATTGCCCGTAACCATGCAATCGATGTCCTCAGGGCGCGAAAGCCAGTGGCCAACACGATCGATGATGCTTATGATCTGGCCGATCCATCACCTGATCCAGAACACTCGGCGATGATGAGTGGAGAAGGCAGGCGGATCGACAATTGCATGCGCGAGCTGGAGACAGACAGAGCCGATGCCGTGCGCAAGGCCTATATCGACGGCCACAGCTACCAGGAACTGGCGGAACAGTTCAATATTCCGCTGAACACGATGCGAACGTGGCTGCGCCGCAGCCTCTTGAAACTGAAAGAGTGCATGGAGAGATGA
- a CDS encoding IMPACT family protein, translating into MFTLRTTETFSQDIKKSRFIAIYGPVADEQEAKDFIAAHSDPAANHNCWAYRIGQIYRFNDDGEPSGTAGKPILQAIDGQGLDHVAVVVIRWFGGILLGSGGLIRAYGGTAAMGLRAAEKTEVIETDGAKITCDFSDLAIVKARLFSNSVTIFEENFTGTGAILEVQMPKPLREVARTLVRDLTRGRATMRFDDE; encoded by the coding sequence ATGTTTACCCTTCGCACCACCGAGACCTTCAGCCAGGACATCAAAAAGAGCCGCTTCATTGCGATCTATGGCCCTGTGGCCGATGAACAGGAGGCGAAGGACTTCATCGCCGCCCATTCCGACCCGGCCGCCAACCACAATTGCTGGGCCTACCGCATCGGCCAGATCTATCGTTTCAATGATGACGGCGAGCCGAGCGGCACCGCCGGCAAGCCAATTCTGCAGGCCATCGACGGCCAGGGACTGGATCATGTCGCCGTCGTCGTCATCCGCTGGTTCGGCGGCATACTTCTGGGAAGCGGCGGGCTTATCCGCGCCTATGGCGGCACCGCGGCCATGGGCCTGCGCGCTGCCGAAAAAACCGAGGTCATCGAGACTGACGGCGCGAAGATCACCTGCGATTTCTCCGACCTCGCGATCGTCAAGGCACGGCTGTTTTCAAACAGCGTGACGATTTTCGAAGAGAATTTCACCGGCACTGGCGCAATCCTTGAGGTGCAGATGCCGAAGCCATTGCGGGAGGTGGCCCGAACCTTGGTGCGCGATCTCACCCGCGGTCGCGCCACGATGCGTTTCGACGACGAATAG
- a CDS encoding fasciclin domain-containing protein encodes MFKSLLRTTAVASILAVSALAAHAENPMVGGAPMYENKTIVENAVNSKDHTTLVAAVKAAGLVDTLSGAGPFTVFAPTNEAFEALPAGTVDTLLKPENKDQLTKVLTCHVVAANAMSDAIDKMVMDDGGTHDVKTVGGCILKAKSEGGKITLTDETGGVATVTIADVKQSNGVIHVIDKVLLPKS; translated from the coding sequence ATGTTTAAGTCCCTGCTGCGTACGACCGCGGTTGCTTCGATCCTCGCTGTCAGCGCGCTTGCTGCCCATGCCGAAAACCCGATGGTTGGCGGCGCTCCGATGTATGAGAACAAGACGATCGTCGAGAACGCTGTCAATTCCAAGGACCACACGACGCTGGTCGCAGCCGTCAAGGCCGCAGGCCTTGTCGACACACTTTCCGGCGCCGGTCCGTTCACAGTCTTTGCACCGACCAACGAAGCCTTCGAGGCACTTCCGGCCGGTACGGTCGATACGCTGTTGAAGCCTGAAAACAAGGATCAGCTGACCAAGGTTCTGACCTGCCACGTCGTTGCGGCCAACGCCATGTCTGATGCCATCGACAAGATGGTGATGGACGATGGCGGCACTCATGACGTCAAGACCGTGGGCGGCTGCATTCTGAAAGCCAAATCCGAGGGCGGCAAGATCACGCTGACCGATGAGACCGGCGGTGTCGCGACAGTCACCATCGCCGACGTCAAGCAGTCGAACGGTGTCATCCATGTCATCGACAAGGTTCTTCTGCCGAAGAGCTAA
- a CDS encoding MerR family DNA-binding protein yields MSDITIAGLAREGGVGVETVRYYQRRGLIGLPERGAGGGLRGNVRRYGEDDVRRLRFIRSAQAAGFTLEQIGELIELDASEDRARARQLANQRIEALDQKIAELQAARKSLHRLAHDCGAGTSGPCPILTAFDGG; encoded by the coding sequence ATGTCGGACATAACAATTGCCGGGCTTGCGCGCGAGGGCGGCGTGGGTGTCGAAACGGTGCGTTACTATCAGCGACGCGGTCTTATCGGACTGCCGGAGCGCGGAGCCGGCGGTGGGCTGCGCGGCAACGTTCGCCGTTATGGCGAGGACGATGTACGCCGCCTGCGCTTCATCCGCTCGGCTCAGGCCGCAGGTTTTACCCTGGAACAGATCGGTGAGCTTATCGAACTTGATGCCAGCGAGGACAGGGCACGCGCCCGCCAACTCGCCAACCAGCGCATTGAGGCGCTGGATCAGAAGATTGCCGAGTTGCAGGCCGCGCGAAAGTCTCTGCATCGGCTTGCCCATGATTGCGGCGCCGGCACATCTGGACCCTGCCCGATCCTGACGGCTTTCGACGGCGGCTGA
- the yihA gene encoding ribosome biogenesis GTP-binding protein YihA/YsxC — MTDRKAKDDKPLFGRPWIFIRGVPSMNFLPPEGPPEIAFAGRSNVGKSSLINALVAHKGLARTSNTPGRTQELNYFVPDGFSGEADDLPPMALVDMPGYGYAQAPKENVDAWTKLVFDYLRGRATLKRVYVLIDSRHGIKKNDDEVLSLLDKAAISYQIVLTKTDKIKDPAVPKLMAETLEKIKKHPAAFPEVLATSSEKASGLDELRRAIEVAITQ; from the coding sequence ATGACCGACAGAAAAGCCAAGGACGACAAGCCGCTTTTTGGCCGCCCCTGGATTTTCATCCGCGGCGTGCCGTCGATGAATTTCCTTCCCCCGGAAGGGCCGCCGGAGATTGCCTTTGCCGGCCGCTCCAATGTCGGCAAGTCGTCGCTGATCAATGCGCTGGTTGCCCACAAAGGCCTTGCACGCACTTCCAACACGCCCGGCCGTACGCAGGAACTCAACTACTTCGTGCCGGATGGCTTCTCCGGAGAGGCCGACGACCTGCCGCCGATGGCACTGGTCGATATGCCCGGCTACGGCTATGCGCAGGCTCCGAAGGAGAATGTAGACGCCTGGACGAAGCTGGTCTTCGACTATCTGCGGGGCCGCGCGACCCTGAAACGCGTCTATGTGCTGATCGATAGCCGCCACGGCATCAAGAAGAATGATGATGAAGTGCTGTCGCTGCTCGACAAGGCGGCGATCTCCTACCAGATCGTGCTGACCAAGACCGACAAGATCAAGGACCCTGCGGTTCCCAAGCTCATGGCCGAGACGCTGGAGAAGATCAAGAAGCATCCGGCGGCTTTCCCGGAAGTGCTCGCAACCTCTTCTGAAAAGGCATCCGGCCTGGACGAACTCCGCCGCGCCATTGAGGTTGCAATCACACAGTAG
- a CDS encoding DUF1810 domain-containing protein has product MQDNLQCFVDAQAPVYDAALGELRAGHKTTHWMWFIFPQIAGLGHSSMAQRYAISGLEEAKAYLSHPLLGQRLRECTEAVCATSGRSAHEIFGSPDDMKFRSSMTLFAIAAPQESIFGTAIERFFDSEDSATLDRLAAER; this is encoded by the coding sequence ATGCAGGACAATCTTCAATGCTTCGTCGATGCCCAGGCGCCGGTCTACGATGCCGCACTGGGCGAGCTGCGCGCCGGCCACAAGACAACGCACTGGATGTGGTTCATCTTCCCGCAGATCGCCGGCCTCGGCCATTCATCGATGGCACAACGTTACGCGATCTCGGGCCTGGAGGAGGCCAAAGCCTACCTGTCTCATCCGTTGCTCGGCCAACGGCTGAGGGAATGCACAGAGGCGGTCTGCGCCACCAGCGGCCGCTCGGCACATGAGATCTTTGGTTCGCCAGATGATATGAAGTTTCGCTCGTCCATGACACTTTTTGCAATCGCCGCGCCGCAAGAGAGTATTTTTGGCACCGCCATCGAACGCTTCTTCGACAGCGAAGACTCGGCGACGCTTGATCGGCTTGCAGCAGAACGCTGA
- a CDS encoding DUF1269 domain-containing protein — MSDLIVIGFDSTEEADRVLLKLHSLKKEYLIDLEDAVVVVRDEAGKVHLKQSLNLTAVGATSGLLSGSLWGGLVGLLFLNPLAGFAIGGAIGAGAGALSGSLADYGIDDNFIKSLGETIPNNSSALFVLVRKVQPEKVMAEFEGLKGRVLKTSLSPDQEQKLQAALSGAAPAATTPQPGAL; from the coding sequence ATGTCGGACTTGATCGTCATTGGTTTCGATAGCACCGAGGAGGCGGACCGCGTCCTTCTCAAGCTGCACAGCCTGAAGAAGGAATATCTGATAGACCTCGAGGACGCAGTTGTCGTCGTGCGCGATGAGGCCGGCAAGGTCCATCTGAAGCAGAGCCTCAATCTGACGGCGGTTGGCGCCACGTCCGGCCTTCTTTCCGGCTCGCTTTGGGGCGGCCTCGTCGGGTTACTGTTCCTCAATCCGCTGGCAGGCTTTGCCATCGGCGGTGCAATCGGGGCAGGGGCGGGTGCGCTGTCCGGTTCGCTTGCCGACTACGGCATCGACGACAACTTCATCAAGTCTCTGGGTGAGACGATCCCGAACAATTCCTCCGCCCTTTTCGTTCTGGTCCGCAAGGTGCAGCCGGAAAAGGTCATGGCCGAATTCGAGGGCCTGAAGGGACGCGTGCTGAAGACATCGCTTTCACCCGATCAGGAACAGAAGCTTCAGGCGGCCCTTTCGGGTGCTGCCCCAGCCGCTACCACTCCTCAGCCGGGCGCGCTCTGA